The DNA segment CTTCCGCACGCTCGTCGCCGACGACATCCCGCTCAACGACGGCTGCCTGCGCCCCATCGACATCGTCGTGCCGCCCGGCTCCATGCTCGCCCCCGAACCCCCGGCAGCGGTCGTCGCGGGCAATGTGGAGACCTCCCAGGCCATCACCGGCGCCCTCTACGCCGCGCTCGGCGTCCAGGCCGAGGGCTCCGGCACCATGAACAACGTCACCTTCGGCAACGAACGGCATCAGTACTACGAGACCGTGGCCTCCGGGTCCGGAGCGGGTGACGGGTTCCCCGGCGCGCCCGTCGTCCAGACCCATATGACCAACTCGCGGCTCACCGATCCCGAAGTGCTGGAATGGCGACTGCCCGTACAGCTCGACGAGTTCGCCGTACGAGGCGGCAGTGGCGGGGCCGGGCAGTGGCGCGGCGGGGACGGCGCGGTGCGCCGCATCCGCTTCCACGAGCCCATGACTGTCTCCACCCTTTCCCAGCACCGCAGGGTCCCGCCGTACGGCATGGCGGGCGGCGAACCCGGCGCGCTGGGAGCCAACCGCGTCGAGCACGCGGACGGCACGGTCACCGCACTCGGCGCAAGCGACTCGGCGGACGTCGGAGCCGGCGACGTACTCGTCATCGAAACCCCTGGCGGCGGAGGCTACGGCCCTCCGTCGCGCGACCCCCATCAAGCAGGAGAAGAGATCGATGATCTTCGGGCGTTCTGAGCGCGGGAAGCCTCCGGTCGAGCCCGTCACGCTCAAGATCCTGGTGGCCGGCGGCTTCGGCGTGGGCAAGACCACCCTCGTCGGCGCGGTCAGCGAGATCAGGCCACTGCGCACCGAGGAACTGCTCACGGAGGCCGGACGCCCGGTCGACGACACGAGCGGTGTCGAGGGCAAGCGCACCACCACCGTGGCCATGGACTTCGGGCGCATCACCCTGCGCGAGGACCTGGTGCTGTACCTCTTCGGTACGCCCGGCCAGGAGCGGTTCTGGTTCATGTGGGACGAGCTGTCCGAGGGCGCGCTGGGCGCTGTCGTGCTCGCCGCCACCCGGCGCCTCGAGGACTGCTTCGCGGCCGTGGACTACTTCGAGAGGCGCTCCATACCCTTCCTCATCGGCGTCAACTGCTTCGAGGGGTCCGCCCGTTACCCGGCGGAGGACATCCGGCAGGCGCTCGACCTCGACGACGGCGTACCGCTGCTGCTGTGCGATGCCCGCGACCGGGAGTCCGTCAAGGAGATCCTCATCGGCGTCGTCCAGCACGCGATGGCCTACCAGGCGGACCGCCGGCAGACCGTGACCACCTGAAGCCCGCTGGACGGGCACGGCCCGTACCCCCGCCGACCGGGGTACGAGCCGTGGCTCATGGCACGCGCGCGTGGCTCACGCGGAGCGCACGCACGCGTGGACCGCCTTTGGAGCGCGGTCAGCTCTCGCCGTCCTCCAGCCAGCCGAAGCTCTTCTCCACCGCCTTGCGCCAGCTGTGGTACTCGCGGTCCCGCTCCTGGGCGCCCATGGTCGGCGTCCACTCGACGTCCTTCGCCCAGTGCGCCTTGAGCTCGTCCAGGTCGTTCCACACGCCGGTGGCCAGCCCCGCCGCGTAAGCGGCACCGAGGCAGGTCGTCTCGGAGATCTTGGGCCGGATCACCGGCACGTCGAGCACGTCCGCCTGGTGCTGCATGAGCAGGTTGTTCTTCGTCATGCCGCCGTCGACCTTCAGGGTCGTGATGTGCACGCCGGAGTCCTGGTACATGGCGTCCACGACCTCGCGCGTCTGCCAGCTCGTCGCCTCCAGCACCGCGCGCGCGAGGTGCGCCTTGGTGACGTATCGCGTCAGTCCGGTGACCACCCCGCGCGCGTCGGAACGCCAGTACGGCGCGAACAGGCCGGAGAAGGCGGGCACGATGTACGCGCCGCCGTTGTCCTCGACGCTTGCCGCAAGCGGCTCGATCTCGTCGGCGGTGCTGATGATGCCGAGCTGGTCGCGGAACCACTGGACCAGCGCACCCGTTATGGCTATTGCCCCCTCCAGGCAGTACACGGGCGCTTCGCTGCCGATCTTGTAGCCCATGGTCGTCAGCAGCCCGCTCTTCGACGGCACCGGCCGGTTGCCGGTGTTGAGCAGCAGGAAGCTGCCCGTGCCGTAGGTGTTCTTCGCGGTTCCCACGTCGTAGCACGCCTGCCCGAACACGGCTGCCTGCTGGTCGCCCAGCGCAGAGGCGACCGGCACCCCGGCCAGTTGTCCGACGGCGGTGCCGTACACCTCCGAGGAGGACTTGATCTCCGGGAGTACTGCCTCGGGGACGTTCATGGCGGACAGGATCGAGGGGTCCCACTGGAGGGTCTCCAGGTTCATCAGCATGGTGCGTCCGGCGTTCGTCACGTCGGTGACGTGGTGCCCGCCGTCCGTGCCGCCGGTGAGGTTCCAGATCAGCCAGGAGTCGATCGTGCCGAAGGCGATCTCGCCGCGGTCGGCGCGGTCCCTGAGGCCGGGCACGTTGTCCAGCAGCCAGGCCGCCTTGGGGCCGGAGAAGTAGCTGGCCAGCGGCAGTCCGGTCTGCTCACGGAACCGATCCTGACCGTCGGAGCCCCCCAGCTGGTTGCACAGCGCCGCCGTACGGGTGTCCTGCCACACGATCGCGTTGTGCACCGGCTTGCCCGTCGCGCGGTCCCACAGAACCGTCGTCTCGCGCTGGTTGGTGATCCCGAGCGCGCTGAGCTGGTCGGCACGCAGTCCGGCCTTGGCAATCGCGCCGGCGACCACCGCCTGCACCTTGGACCAGATCTCGGTGGCGTCGTGCTCCACCCAGCCGGGCTTGGGGAAGATCTGGCGGTGCTCGCGCTGGTCGACGGCGACGATGGCGCCGTTCTGGTTGAAGACGATGCAGCGGCTGGAGGTGGTGCCCTGGTCGATTGCGGCGACGTACTTTTCGGCACTGTCCGTCATGGCTACCCCTTGGGCTGATTCAGAAGGCTGCGTTGTAGATGAGGCCACCGAGCAGGCCGCCGATCAGTGGACCGACGACCGGGATCCACGAGTAGCCCCAGTCGGACGTGCCCTTGTTCGGGATCGGCAGGAAGGTGTGGATGATGCGCGGTCCGAGGTCACGTGCCGGGTTGATGGCGTACCCGGTCGGGCCACCCAGGGAGAGGCCGATGCCGACGACCAGGAGTGAGACGAGCAGGATCGCGATGCCGGAGCCGTAGATGCCGTCGGCCTGTCCCGCGACCTGTCCGATGCCGATGCCCTCGACGTGCCTGTTGTTGCCGACCAGCGCCAGGATGGGCAGCACCAGGGCGATGGTGGCGAGGATCTCGGTGATCAGGTTGGCGATCGGGTTCCGGATCTCCGGGATCGTGGAGAAGATGCCGAGTGTCGGAACCGGTTCGTCCGCCGTGCCTTCTGTGGTGCCCGTCTGCCGTACGTTCGCCTGGAACTGGGCATAGTACGTGAGGTAGCACAGCACTGCGCCGATCATGGCGCCGGTGATCTGGCCGAGCAGATAGACCCAGACCTTGTCCCACACGCCGGTGTCGACGGCGAGACCGAAGGTGACGGCCGGGTTGATCACACCGCCGGAGAGCGGAGCGGCGGTGTAGGCGCCCGCCAGCACACCGAAGCCCCAGCCGAACGCGATCACCACCCAGCCGGCGGCGCGTGCCTTGGAGAATCTCAGAGTGACGGCGGCGCAGACGCCGGCGCCGAACAGGATCAGGATCGCCGTACCGATCATCTCGCCGACGAATATGTCTCCGTTGGTCATGGCGGCTCCTTGGCCGTGGCCCGGGGTGATCGACCCCGGACCTCCGTGCAGGGTGCGTTTCCCTTGGCTACTTCAGCCGAAGGCAGGGAACGGTCCCGCGCCCCGCCCGGCGTCCGTGACGAGCGTGCCGTCGCAGCCGACTCGCCCGTGGGGAAAGGGGGCTCTGGTCCAGGCGCAACCGCGCGGCGCAGTGCGTGGATACGCCGAGAATGTACGGCGATGTCGACTGACACCGGGAAGTGTTCACCGGCGTCCATGGGGCGTCAAGGTCGCGGACGTCAACGGTTGAGGGCATGCCCACGGTCACGGACCGTCGTGGCCGGGCTCGCGGTACGCCACTCGCGGGCGGGACGGGCACCGGGGCCCCGCCGAGGCCGGCAGGCAGGCCAGTTCCTGCCGGACCCGACGGGGGCCGATGATGATGTTGGCACTGAGGCCGTACGGACGCCGCCTCGGCCTCCGCCGACCTGGTAGGAGAAGCGTCTCACCCTCTGCCCGGCTCCGCCACCGCCCACTCGGCCCGGGCCGTCGCCTCGTCCACCCCGCGAAGGATCTCGTGCCCGGGGAGCCCAGGCCGGCCCAGCACCCAGCTCGCTCCACTCAGTGATTTCGCGGCCTTCTTCAGCGGCGCCAGACAGGCGGCTGCCTGCCGGTGGTCCGTGACGCTGCCCGGCTCGCACAGGACCGTGGCCAGGGACATCGTGATGACAAGTCCCCCCGCGGACCAGGGCGCGTCCAGCACAGAGGTGGCCAGCGGATCCAGCCCCTCCGGATCCGCCAGCACCAGGAAGTCGTCCCCGCCGATGTGGCCCACGCGGATACTGTCCGTCGCCGCGTGCTGCAGGACCCGTCCGACGGACCGGATCAGCTCGTCGCCCGCCGCGAACCCGGCACCGTCGTTGACCTGCTTGAAGTGGTCCACATCCAGCCAGCTCAGCGCGAATCTCCGGCCGTCCGCGATCCGCCGGTCCACCTCACCGGTGATCGCGTCCGAACCGGGCAGCCGGGTCAGTGGGTTGAGCCCCGCGGCCTCCTCGACGCGATTCTCGGCGAGAGCTCGCACGAGGTCCGCGAGCCGTACGACCCCCACGCAGCGGCCGTACCGGTCGACCACCGCCACGTCGTCCGACGTACGGTTGCTCCCGCCGTCCGCGACCACGTCCAGCACCTCCCACGCGGTGGCGTCGACACCGACGGTGCGTGGGGGATCTCCGAGCTTGGCCGCGGGCCGGTCCGCGTACAGGGCATGGCCGTAGCGGCCCGACATCGACAGCAGGAAGCGGGAACGGTGCACCGACCGCACCGGGACGCCGCTCCGGTCCACCAGGAGCACCCCGGACACGTCAGGCGACCCGGTCAGCAGCGCCCGCACCTGGCCCGCGGACGCGGTGGCGGGTAACAACGCGGCCGGCCGCACGAACTCCCGTACAGACGGTCCCGACCGTGGCGTCACCGACAGTCCGGGGGAGCGCGGCGGAACGTATACCTCCGCCGCGGGCAGCCGAGCCGGCGGGGCGAACAGCTCCCCCTGCGCCAGCTGCGCACCGGCCGACCGCGCGGACGCGCACTGGAGCTCCGTCTCGACACCCTCGACGCACAGGAGTGCACCCTGCTGCTCGCACAGCGTCCGCATCGCCCGCACCGCGGCTGGGCGTGCCAGCAGGGACGAGTCGAGCTTGACGAGGTCCGGCGCCATGTCCGTGAGCAGGCGCAGCGGGAGGTCTCCGTCTCCGACGCCGTCCGCGCTGATCCGGAAGCCCTGGTTCCGAAGTGCGCCGATCGCCTCCATCAGCGCGTGGTGCGGCACGTGCGTGTACGGCGGACCGATGTCGATCGTCACCTCCCACGGCAGCCGCCCCGCCGCGCGCACGGCGTCGTGCAGCGGTGTGAGCCCACCGAGGTCGGCGAGGGTACCGGCGAACACATTGACGTACAGGGGCAGCAACGTCTCCTTGCGGGCCGCCGCACGGAACGCCAACACGGCGAGTCGGCCGTCGAGTTCGGGATCGCGGCGCGCCTCGGCCAGGACGTCGCCGGTCTCCGGGCGGGCGAGAATCTCCAGTCCCGCGACTCCACCGGTCGTCAGATTGACCACCGGTTGGAAGGCGAAGCGGAGAGTATCCGTCCAGGAGTCCACGGGAGCATGATGTCGCCGCCGAAGCCCGCCCGAGCCCAGTTCATGAGACGTTCACGCAGGATTCCGGGTTGCTCACGCAGTGTAGAAATGCCACGTCGTCCGTGGTGATGTGGCGGCGACGCCACGCTCACAACCGCATGTATCAGGGTCCGGCGAACCCTGATGACTCATCGCACCGCGACCACGGCCGACCCGTGCCCGAACAGTCCCTGGTTGGCGGCGATTCCCACACGTGCCCCGGTGACCTGCCGGTCGGCCGCGACTCCTCTCAACTGCCAGGTGAGTTCGCATACTTGGGCGATCGCCTGGGCCGGAACCGCCTCTCCGAAGGAAGCCAGACCGCCGCTCGCGTTCACCGGTATTCGCCCGCCCAGTGCCGTTGAGCCCTCCCTCAGCAGCTTCACGGCTTCCCCCTCGCCGCACAGCCCCAGATCCTCGTACCACTGCAACTCCAGCGCCGTGGACAGGTCGTAGACCTCTGCCAGGGAGAGATCCTCGGGGGCGATGCCGGCTTCCTGATAGGCCGCACGCGCGATCGACTCCCGGAATGTCTCGGCCGCCGGTTGCACTGCCACTGTCGAGTCGGTCGCGATGTCGGGCAGATCCAGGACGCTGTTGGGGTAACGCGGTGTCACGGTGGACACTGCCCGGATCCGCACCGGATCCACGGCTCCGTGCCGACGCGCGAACTCCATACCGGCCAGCACGAGCGCGGCACCTCCGTCCGAGGTCGCGCAGATGTCGAGCAGCCGTAGGGGATCGGCGACCACGGCGGAGGCGGCGACCTCCTCGGCGGTGACGGGTTTGCGGTAGCGGGCGTACGGATTGAGCGCACCCACTGCGGCGTTCTTCACCTTGACCTGCGCGAAGTCCTCCGGTGTGTCCCCGTGCACGGCCATCCGCCGGCGCGCGTACAACCCGAAGTACGTCGGATTGGTCGCACCGAGAGTGCGGAAGCGAAGCCAGTCCGGATCGTCGGGCCGGTCGCCGCCCGCAGGCCGGAAGAAGCCCTTGGGAGCCGCGTCGGCACCCACCACCAGCACCACGTCCGCCAGCCCCGAAAGTATCTGCGCCCGAGCCGTGTTGATGGCCTGCGCCCCGGACGCGCACGCCGCGTACACGCTCGTGACCCGGGCCCCCTGCCAGCCGAGCGCCTTCGCGAACGTCGCCCCCGCCACATACCCCGGATAGCCGCCCCGCACGGTGTCCGCACCGACGATCGACCCGATGTCCCGCCACTCGAGTCCCGCGTCGGCGAGGGCCGCGCGAGACGCCACCACGCCGTACTCGACGAAGCTGCGTCCCCACTTGCCCCACGGGTGCATACCCGCGCCCAGCACCGCCACCTCGTCCGTCATGCCGTCACCCCCGTCGGCCGCCACTGCCACGTCGTCCAGATCGTCTCCGCGTCCTCATGCAGCACGCCGGGGACGACCACCACCTCCATGCCCACCGTCAAATCGGCGACGGTGACCCCGGGAACCGCCTGTCCCAGCACCACGAGGCGCTCGGACTCCAGCTCCACAGCGATCAACGCGCAGGGTTCCCACGGAAGTTCCGGGTTGGTCACATAGGGTGACGGGGGCCGGTACCGGCTGTCCGTGTACGACCACACGCGCCCCCGCCGCGAGAGCGGGATCTCTTCCAGGTCACCGCCCGGGCAGTCGGGGTTGCGGCAGTGAGCGTCCTCGCGCGGAAAGAAGACCGAGGTGCAGGCCGAGCATCGGGTGCCGAGGAGGCGGAAGTCGGTTTCGTCCCCGGCGAACCATCTGGCGATCACCGGTGTGCGCGTGCGTGGCATAGCCTCTCCTGACCGTCCGATCTGACGGAACGTCAGAAGTCTGCCATGGGCGACGGAAAAGCGGCAGGGCCGCCTGGGCTCACCGGCGGCCGGGCCGGCCTTCCTGTCCGGCTTTCGGGGTGGAATGCAACCGATCGCTTCCGAGACGGAACTCACTCCTGATAGATGCAGGAGGCATGACACGACTCTCGACCGCGGTACGGGGACTCGTCACCATGCTCGCCACCCTCCTCGCCGTGACCGCCGCCCCAACAGTTGCCCTGGCGAAGCCAGACCCCAGAGCGCCGAAGGACTTCGTGGCGCTGGGAACCGTGGACCCGACCATCGTTGAGGAGATGCGGTACTTCACCCCGCACAACTTCGTGGGCGAGCGCATCGACGGGTACCGACAGCCCCTGTGCATCCTCACCCGACCCGCCGCAGAGGCCCTCCACAAGGCCCAGCGGCGGCTGTTGCGCCAGGGCTACACGCTCAAGGTGTACGACTGCTACCGCCCGCAACGCGCCGTCGACCACTTCGTGCGCTGGGCCGAGGACCTCGACGATGAGGCCATGAAAAACGAGTTCTACCCGAACGTCGACAAGTCCCGTCTGTTCGCGGACGGTTACATCGCCGAGAAGTCCGGGCACAGCCGCGGCTCGACCATGGACCTCACGATCGTCAGGCTCCCGCCGAAGCCCACCAGGCCGTACGTCCCAGGAGAGCCCCTCGTCCCCTGCTACGCACCCAGGGCCGAGCGCTTCCCCGACAACTCCGTCGACATGGGCACCGGCTTCGACTGTTTCGACACCCTGTCCCACACCCTCGACCCGCGCATCCAGGGCGAACAACGGACCAGCCGGCTGCTGCTCAAGCACACCCTCGAAGTCCTCGGTTTCGTGAATCTCGCCGAGGAGTGGTGGCATTACACGTTCAATCCGGAGCCCTATCCGGACACCTACTTCAACTTCCCCGTGTCCTGGAAATCCGTGGCCAGGCGCTAGTGAGGCCCCCCGGAAGACGCCCCTCCACTGATCGGATACAGTCCGCCGCGTGTCCGAAACTCAGCACTCCGCCCCCAACTCCGCAGCGGATTCCCACTGTTCAAGCTGCGGCGCGCCCTACGGAGAGGGCGTCTCCGGCTGGCCCCGCACCTGCCCCGCTTGCGGCGCCGTGGCCTATCGCAATCCGCTGCCGGTAGCGATCGCGCTCCAGCCCGTGTACGACGACCAGGGAACCGCCCTGGTCGTCATCACCCGAACCGTCGCCCCCGCGCGCGGAGGCATCGCCCTGCCCGGCGGCTACATCGACGACCGCGAGGACTGGCGTCAGGCCGTCGTCCGCGAACTCAAGGAAGAGACCGGCATCGACGCGGCCGGCCGCGACGTACGTCTCGTCGATGCGATGAGCTCTCCCGGCGGCCACCTGCTGCTGTTCGGTCTTCTTCCGGAACGGCCGGCCGACCGCCTGCCGACCTCGGCGGCCACGGATGAGACAGAGGGCTGGCACCTCCTGCGCAGGCCGGAGGAGCTCGCCTTCCCGTTGCACACGCTGGCCGTCAGGGCGTTCTTCGAGGGCCGCTACATCTGAGCCGAAGGCTCATCGAGCCCTCGTATGCGCACCGGACGGGGCGAGGCGATCATGCCGTTCTCGCGCTCCAGCTCGACGACCAGCTTTCGGCCTTCCCAGCGGGTGACATACCGCTCGATCTCCGGTTCGTCCTCGCCGTCACCCGTGTCCGGCACGATCAGCCCGCGCCCGGTGCGTCCCGGCGCGGGCGCCCACACCTCCAGTTCCAGCCCTCCGTCGTCCCCACGCACGGGGACGACGGCACCCGAACGCGCCAGCACCGGGATCCGGGGTACGGGCGCGTCCAGGAGAACTTGCCCCGGCCCCTCGTACGCCCGCCCCGTCGCCGTGTCGTACCAGCGCCCTCGCGGCAGCTGCACCGCACGCCGGTCAGCTCCTGGATCCAGCACCGGCGCCACCAGCAGACAGTCGCCCAGCAGAAACGCATCCTCGCAGTCACGCAGCGTGCGGTCCTCCGGAGCCGACCACCACAGGGGACGCACGTACGGCGCCCCTGTGCGCCGGGCCAGATGTGCCAGCGTCACGAAGTACGGCAGCAGCCTGCGGCGCTCGACGAGCGCCACGCGCGCGTGCTCCAGCACCTCCGGACCGAACTCCCACGGCTCCCTGCGCCCTGCCCGCAGACTCGCGTGCGTACGGAACAGCGGCAGATACGCGGCCAGCTGGAACCACCGCAGATACAGCTCCGGCGACGGACTCCCGTCGAATCCGCCCACATCCGGCCCCGAGTACGGCACCCCGCACAGCCCGAGGCCCATGACCAGCGACAGCGACGCCCGCAGCCCCGGCCAGCCTGTGGCCACGTCCCCGGACCAGGTTCCCCCGTAGCGCTGCATGCCGGCCCACCCCGAGCGGGAGAAGACGAAAGGCCGCTCCCGGGGCGCCAGTTCGAGCAGGCCCTCATAGCCGGCCCTCGCCATGCACAGGGCGTAGACGTTGTGAGCCTCCCTGTGGTCCCCGCCTCGCCCTTCCAGGGAGTGCCGGGCCGAACGCGGCAGCGTCGACTCCCCGAAGGCCGCGAACGAGGTCGGCTCGTTCATGTCATGCCAGAAGCCCGAGAAACCCTGCGCCAACCGCTCCTCGTAGAGCCCACCCCACCACTTGCGCACGCGCGCGTGCGTGAAGTCCGGGAAGACTGCTTCCCCGGGCCAGACGACTCCCCGCACGGGACGGCCCGAGGCGTCCCGTACGAACGCGTCCTCGGCCGTACCGCTGTCGTAGACGGCATTGCCGGGTGCCGCCTTGACCGCCGGGTCGACGATGGAAACCAGGCGCACACCGTCCCGGCGCAGGTCCTCGGCGAGCTGCGGCAGTTTGGGGAAGGCATCCTGATCGACCGTGAACACCTGGTGCTCGTCGTAGTGGTCGATGTCCAGATGAACCGCGTCCAAAGGCAGACCACGCTCCTGATAGCCCGAAACGATCCGCCGGACCTCCTGCTCGCTACCGAAACCCCACCGCGCGTGATGGTGGCCCAGCGCCCACGCCGGCGGCAGAGCGGGCGCACCGGTGAGTGCGGCCCAGGCGCGCAGCACGCGCGCGGGGGTACCCACCATGACCCAGCAGCGCAGCGGACCCCCGTCCATCCGCACTTCGCACGTCCCCGCCCGGTCGTGCCCGGATCCTGCGCCCTCCTCGCCCTCCCGCAACGTCACCGTGCCGTCCCACGAGGTGTCGTGGAACACCAGGTGCGTGGCCGCGTCGGCCACCACCACCTGTACGGGCATGGCGATGTAGAGCGGGTCGTCACCAGGACCGAAGGCATGGCCCGGGTCGGTGTTCCACAGCCGGTACGTTCCATCTTTCAGCCGGGGCCCGGACGCCCGCCCACCGAGACCGAAGAAGCGCGCGTCCGCGGCCACCTCCGACCGCTGCATCCACCGTGCCGCCCCACCGTCGACGGGCTCCCACCAGCGTGGCGGCAGGTCACGGCGCAGTGTCACGCCACCGGGCGTCTTCACCTCCACGGCGCCGTGCCGCGAGATGACGACCGTGACCCGCTCGGCCACAACCCGCCAGCCACCGTCCTTGTCGGGCTCCAGCACCGCCCGGGGATCCGGTTCCGGACAGCGACCCGCAAGCGCGTACGACGGCTCGGGAGAGGCCCCGTCCCAGCCCCAGAACACGGCACCGTTCACGGCGACGGTGACCCACAGCTCGGACCGGCTGAACCGGATGACACCACCGCCCGGACCGGGCCGCACTTCCTGCACCGGCCCAGGTACCCGGGCACGCTCCGCTCCCCGCGGCGGCAGCCCCGCCGCGTCGGCCCGCCTCCTGCGCCACGCCGCTCGCACGGTACGCAACCCCTGGGCCGCTCCCACAGAACCGACCACCTTCATCGAACGCACCAGGTCACGACCGTTCATGCTGCTCAGCCTGCCATCGACCGCCCCACACGCGTGTGCCGTTCAACTTCCGTTCACCCGTGCCGGGACCACATCTTCACGACACGGACTGTGTGGGGCGCACCCTGGTGTAGAAGTCGATCACATGGCATCGTCCCTGTCAGCCGCGTCACGCGCACAACCCAGCCGTGCGCGGAAGACGCACACGACGCGCACAGTCCGGGAGCCGCTCCATGTCGATCGTGAACCCTCAGCCGCTCTGGCAGCCAGATCCCCAGCGCATCGCCCGGGCACAGATCACCAAGTTCCAGGCCTGGGCCGCCGAGCACCACGGAGCCCCCTCCGAGGGCGGCTACACCGCACTGCACCGCTGGTCTGTCGACGAACTGGACACCTTCTGGAAAGCCGTCACGGAGTGGTTCGACGTACGTTTCTCCACCCCGTATGCGCGCGTGCTGGGCGACCGCTCGATGCCCGGTGCCCAGTGGTTCCCCGGCGCCACCCTGAACTACGCCGAGCACGCCCTGCGCGCCGCTGCGACCCGCGCCGACGAACCCGCACTCCTGTACGTCGACGAGTCCCACGAGCCCGTCCCCGTGACCTGGTCCGAGCTGCGCCGCCAGGTCGGCTCCCTCGCCACGGAGCTGCGCGCCCTCGGCGTGCGCCCCGGTGACCGCGTCAGCGGCTACCTCCCGAACATCCCGCAGGCCGTCGTGGCCCTCCTCGCCACCGCTGCCGTCGGCGGAGTCTGGACCTCCTGCGCCCCCGACTTCGGCGCCCGCAGCGTCCTCGACCGCTTCCAGCAGATCGAACCGGTCGTCCTGTTCACCGTCGACGGCTACCGCTACGGCGGCAAGGAGCACGACCGCCGCGACATCGTCGCCGAGCTTCGCCGCGAACTGCCCACGCTGCGCGCCGTGGTGCACATTCCACTCCTCGGCACAGCGGCCCCCGAAGGTGCGCTCGAGTGGTCGGCCCTCACAGGCGCCGACGAGGAACCCGTCTTCGAGCAGGTGCCGTTCGACCACCCCCTCTGGGTGCTCTACTCCTCCGGCACGACCGGCCTCCCCAAGGCCATCGTCCAATCCCAGGGCGGCATCCTCGTCGAACACCTCAAACAACTCGGGCTGCACTGCGATCTGGGCCCAGAGGACCGTTTCTTCTGGTACACGTCTACGGGCTGGATGATGTGGAACTTCCTCGTCTCCGGCCTCCTCACCGGCACCACGATCGTCCTGTACGACGGCAGCCCGGGCTACCCCGACACGGGCGCCCAATGGCGAATCGCCGAACGCACGGGAGCCACCCTCTACGGCACCTCCGCCGCGTACGTCATGGCTTGCCGC comes from the Streptomyces sp. NBC_00443 genome and includes:
- a CDS encoding glycoside hydrolase family 31 protein, which produces MNGRDLVRSMKVVGSVGAAQGLRTVRAAWRRRRADAAGLPPRGAERARVPGPVQEVRPGPGGGVIRFSRSELWVTVAVNGAVFWGWDGASPEPSYALAGRCPEPDPRAVLEPDKDGGWRVVAERVTVVISRHGAVEVKTPGGVTLRRDLPPRWWEPVDGGAARWMQRSEVAADARFFGLGGRASGPRLKDGTYRLWNTDPGHAFGPGDDPLYIAMPVQVVVADAATHLVFHDTSWDGTVTLREGEEGAGSGHDRAGTCEVRMDGGPLRCWVMVGTPARVLRAWAALTGAPALPPAWALGHHHARWGFGSEQEVRRIVSGYQERGLPLDAVHLDIDHYDEHQVFTVDQDAFPKLPQLAEDLRRDGVRLVSIVDPAVKAAPGNAVYDSGTAEDAFVRDASGRPVRGVVWPGEAVFPDFTHARVRKWWGGLYEERLAQGFSGFWHDMNEPTSFAAFGESTLPRSARHSLEGRGGDHREAHNVYALCMARAGYEGLLELAPRERPFVFSRSGWAGMQRYGGTWSGDVATGWPGLRASLSLVMGLGLCGVPYSGPDVGGFDGSPSPELYLRWFQLAAYLPLFRTHASLRAGRREPWEFGPEVLEHARVALVERRRLLPYFVTLAHLARRTGAPYVRPLWWSAPEDRTLRDCEDAFLLGDCLLVAPVLDPGADRRAVQLPRGRWYDTATGRAYEGPGQVLLDAPVPRIPVLARSGAVVPVRGDDGGLELEVWAPAPGRTGRGLIVPDTGDGEDEPEIERYVTRWEGRKLVVELERENGMIASPRPVRIRGLDEPSAQM
- a CDS encoding acetoacetate--CoA ligase, which produces MSIVNPQPLWQPDPQRIARAQITKFQAWAAEHHGAPSEGGYTALHRWSVDELDTFWKAVTEWFDVRFSTPYARVLGDRSMPGAQWFPGATLNYAEHALRAAATRADEPALLYVDESHEPVPVTWSELRRQVGSLATELRALGVRPGDRVSGYLPNIPQAVVALLATAAVGGVWTSCAPDFGARSVLDRFQQIEPVVLFTVDGYRYGGKEHDRRDIVAELRRELPTLRAVVHIPLLGTAAPEGALEWSALTGADEEPVFEQVPFDHPLWVLYSSGTTGLPKAIVQSQGGILVEHLKQLGLHCDLGPEDRFFWYTSTGWMMWNFLVSGLLTGTTIVLYDGSPGYPDTGAQWRIAERTGATLYGTSAAYVMACRKAGVHPARDFDLSKVQCVATTGSPLPPDGFRWLHEEVRDDLWIASVSGGTDVCSCFAGAVPTVPVYVGELQAPGLGTDLQSWDPSGEPLIDEVGELVVTNPMPSMPIYFWNDSDGRRYQDSYFDTYPGVWRHGDWITLTSRGSVVIHGRSDSTLNRQGVRMGSADIYEAVERLPEIKESLVIGIEQPDGGYWMPLFVHLAPGAVLDEALLSRIKQTIREQLSPRHVPDEVIEVPGVPHTLTGKRIEVPVKRLLQGTPLERAVNPGSIDNLDLLHFYEELARKRA